A region from the Salmo trutta chromosome 40, fSalTru1.1, whole genome shotgun sequence genome encodes:
- the LOC115180319 gene encoding 6-phosphofructo-2-kinase/fructose-2,6-bisphosphatase 3 isoform X1, with amino-acid sequence MLTQNRIQKIWIPSKDDKPAVPRRLTGAPHLANPPTVIVMVGLPARGKTYMSRKLTRYLNWIGMPTKVFNVGEYRREAVKNYSSYDFFKADNESAVKIRQQCALAALMDVKSYLTEEGGQVAVFDATNTTRDRRDMILDFGSEYGFKIFFIESVCDDPSVIATNIMEVKVSCPDYQDCNKTNAMEDFHKRIECYRVHYEPLDPDQYDRSLSFIKVIDVGRRFLVNRIQDHIQSKIVYYLMNIHVQPRAIYLCRHGESMHNLQGRLGGDSGLSPRGRKFSGALSMFVNEQNLTDLKVWTNQMCCSIQTAESLGVPYEQWKALNEIDAGVCEEMTYDEVKEKYPEEFALRDQDKYYYRYPTGESYQDLVQRVEPVIMELERQGNVLVICHQAVMRCLLAYFLDKSAEEMPYLKCPLHTVLKLTPAAYGCKVESISLNVEAVNTHRERPEEMKKYPGTLIRRNSVTPLTSPEPNIKKPRIDGLDEPLQELPPSPMSLCTPSHLTLAGQNMKRKSNNRHEILQLCQ; translated from the exons ATGCTTACTCAGAACAGGATACAAAAGATCTGGATTCCTTCAAAGGATGACAAACCGGCAGTCCCCCGGCGAT tgaCAGGGGCCCCCCACCTGGCCAACCCCCCCACAGTGATTGTGATGGTGGGTCTGCCAGCCAGGGGGAAGACCTATATGTCCAGGAAACTCACCCGATACCTCAATTGGATCGGCATGCCCACCAAAG TCTTCAACGTGGGAGAGTATCGCAGAGAAGCAGTCAAGAACTACAGCTCGTATGACTTCTTCAAGGCCGACAACGAGAGTGCCGTGAAAATCAGACA ACAATGTGCCTTAGCAGCTCTGATGGACGTTAAGTCTTACCTGACAGAGGAGGGAGGCCAGGTTGCAGTCTTCGATGCCACCAACACTACTCGTGACAGACGAGACATGATCCTGGACTTCGGCAGTGAGTACGGCTTCAAG ATCTTCTTCATCGAGTCGGTGTGTGATGATCCCAGCGTCATCGCCACAAATATCATG GAAGTGAAGGTGTCCTGCCCAGACTACCAGGACTGCAACAAGACAAACGCCATGGAAGATTTCCATAAGAGGATAGAGTGTTACAGGGTTCACTACGAACCCCTGGACCCAGACCAGTACGACAG GAGCCTGTCCTTCATCAAGGTGATAGATGTAGGCAGAAGGTTCCTGGTCAACCGGATCCAGGACCACATCCAGAGTAAGATCGTCTACTACCTGATGAACATCCACGTCCAGCCCAGAGCCATCTACCTGTGTCGCCATGGAGAGAGCATGCACAACCTGCAGGGGCGCTTGGGGGGAGACTCAGGGCTGTCGCCAAGGGGTAGAAAG TTTTCTGGGGCGTTGTCGATGTTCGTTAACGAGCAGAATTTGACGGATCTGAAGGTGTGGACCAATCAGATGTGTTGCAGCATCCAGACTGCTGAGAGCCTGGGAGTGCCCTACGAACAGTGGAAGGCCCTCAACGAGATAGACGCT ggtgtgtgtgaggagaTGACGTACGATGAGGTGAAGGAGAAGTACCCTGAGGAGTTTGCTCTGAGAGACCAGGACAAGTACTACTACCGCTACCCCACAGGAGAG tcctATCAGGACCTGGTCCAGCGGGTGGAGCCAGTGATCATGGAGCTGGAGAGACAGGGGAACGTTCTGGTTATCTGTCACCAGGCTGTGATGCGCTGTCTGCTGGCTTACTTCCTGGATAAGAGTGCAGAAGAGATGCCCTACCTGAAGTGTCCCCTCCACACGGTGCTGAAGCTCACCCCCGCTGCCTACG GCTGCAAGGTAGAGTCCATCTCGCTCAACGTGGAAGCGGTGAacacccacagagagagaccagaggagaTGAAGAAGTATCCTGGGACTCTGATCAGGAGGAACAGTGTGACCCCCCTGACCAGCCCCGAGCCCAACATCAAGAAACCCCGCATCGACGGCCTGGACGAACCCCTCCAGGAGCTGCCCCCCTCGCCCATGTCCCTCTGTACTCCTTCCCACCTCACCTTGGCCGGACAg AACATGAAGAGAAAGTCCAACAATCGCCATGAGATCCTGCAGCTCTGCCAATGA
- the LOC115180319 gene encoding 6-phosphofructo-2-kinase/fructose-2,6-bisphosphatase 3 isoform X2 yields the protein MLTQNRIQKIWIPSKDDKPAVPRRLTGAPHLANPPTVIVMVGLPARGKTYMSRKLTRYLNWIGMPTKVFNVGEYRREAVKNYSSYDFFKADNESAVKIRQQCALAALMDVKSYLTEEGGQVAVFDATNTTRDRRDMILDFGSEYGFKIFFIESVCDDPSVIATNIMEVKVSCPDYQDCNKTNAMEDFHKRIECYRVHYEPLDPDQYDRSLSFIKVIDVGRRFLVNRIQDHIQSKIVYYLMNIHVQPRAIYLCRHGESMHNLQGRLGGDSGLSPRGRKFSGALSMFVNEQNLTDLKVWTNQMCCSIQTAESLGVPYEQWKALNEIDAGVCEEMTYDEVKEKYPEEFALRDQDKYYYRYPTGESYQDLVQRVEPVIMELERQGNVLVICHQAVMRCLLAYFLDKSAEEMPYLKCPLHTVLKLTPAAYGCKVESISLNVEAVNTHRERPEEMKKYPGTLIRRNSVTPLTSPEPNIKKPRIDGLDEPLQELPPSPMSLCTPSHLTLAGQHWLGKVCLT from the exons ATGCTTACTCAGAACAGGATACAAAAGATCTGGATTCCTTCAAAGGATGACAAACCGGCAGTCCCCCGGCGAT tgaCAGGGGCCCCCCACCTGGCCAACCCCCCCACAGTGATTGTGATGGTGGGTCTGCCAGCCAGGGGGAAGACCTATATGTCCAGGAAACTCACCCGATACCTCAATTGGATCGGCATGCCCACCAAAG TCTTCAACGTGGGAGAGTATCGCAGAGAAGCAGTCAAGAACTACAGCTCGTATGACTTCTTCAAGGCCGACAACGAGAGTGCCGTGAAAATCAGACA ACAATGTGCCTTAGCAGCTCTGATGGACGTTAAGTCTTACCTGACAGAGGAGGGAGGCCAGGTTGCAGTCTTCGATGCCACCAACACTACTCGTGACAGACGAGACATGATCCTGGACTTCGGCAGTGAGTACGGCTTCAAG ATCTTCTTCATCGAGTCGGTGTGTGATGATCCCAGCGTCATCGCCACAAATATCATG GAAGTGAAGGTGTCCTGCCCAGACTACCAGGACTGCAACAAGACAAACGCCATGGAAGATTTCCATAAGAGGATAGAGTGTTACAGGGTTCACTACGAACCCCTGGACCCAGACCAGTACGACAG GAGCCTGTCCTTCATCAAGGTGATAGATGTAGGCAGAAGGTTCCTGGTCAACCGGATCCAGGACCACATCCAGAGTAAGATCGTCTACTACCTGATGAACATCCACGTCCAGCCCAGAGCCATCTACCTGTGTCGCCATGGAGAGAGCATGCACAACCTGCAGGGGCGCTTGGGGGGAGACTCAGGGCTGTCGCCAAGGGGTAGAAAG TTTTCTGGGGCGTTGTCGATGTTCGTTAACGAGCAGAATTTGACGGATCTGAAGGTGTGGACCAATCAGATGTGTTGCAGCATCCAGACTGCTGAGAGCCTGGGAGTGCCCTACGAACAGTGGAAGGCCCTCAACGAGATAGACGCT ggtgtgtgtgaggagaTGACGTACGATGAGGTGAAGGAGAAGTACCCTGAGGAGTTTGCTCTGAGAGACCAGGACAAGTACTACTACCGCTACCCCACAGGAGAG tcctATCAGGACCTGGTCCAGCGGGTGGAGCCAGTGATCATGGAGCTGGAGAGACAGGGGAACGTTCTGGTTATCTGTCACCAGGCTGTGATGCGCTGTCTGCTGGCTTACTTCCTGGATAAGAGTGCAGAAGAGATGCCCTACCTGAAGTGTCCCCTCCACACGGTGCTGAAGCTCACCCCCGCTGCCTACG GCTGCAAGGTAGAGTCCATCTCGCTCAACGTGGAAGCGGTGAacacccacagagagagaccagaggagaTGAAGAAGTATCCTGGGACTCTGATCAGGAGGAACAGTGTGACCCCCCTGACCAGCCCCGAGCCCAACATCAAGAAACCCCGCATCGACGGCCTGGACGAACCCCTCCAGGAGCTGCCCCCCTCGCCCATGTCCCTCTGTACTCCTTCCCACCTCACCTTGGCCGGACAg CACTGGCTGGGCAAAGTCTGCCT AACATGA
- the LOC115180237 gene encoding splicing factor 45 translates to MSLYDDMGVGSATSDTKTEGWSKNFKLLQSQLKVKKAALTQAKSQRMKQGTVLAPVIDLKRGGSADDRQIIDTPPHIAAGLKDTAPSGFSSGDALIPLADEYDPMFPNDYEKVVKRHREERQRQREQERLKEIEDREKKRKDRHEGSSAPSGFSRFPTAEGESDEEEEDYEKEKRKRSMGGAAIAPPSSLVDSRDSSSYSYEDDMRPSRGSKAAIPPPMYEDSDRPRSPPGGPTNSFLANMGGTVAHKIMQKYGFREGQGLGKHEQGLSTALSVEKTSKRGGKIIIGDATEKTPGSSSQTAAATGSAAEPLGWGSASIADPSKKSEANPLTEILKCPTKVVLLRNMVGRGEVDEDLEGETKEECEKYGKVIKCVIFEIAQVTDDEAVRIFLEFERVESAIKAVVDLNGRFFGGRVVKACFYNQDKFRVLDLGEQM, encoded by the exons ATGTCGCTTTACGACGACATGGGCGTCGGGAGTGCGACCAGTGACACCAAGACCGAGGGCTGGTCCAAGAATTTTAAGCTACTGCAATCACAGCTGAAAGTAAAGAAGGCAGCTCTGACTCAGGCTAAG AGTCAGCGGATGAAGCAGGGTACTGTCCTGGCACCAGTCATTGACTTAAAGAGAGGAGGTTCCGCTGATGACAGACAGATAATAGACACACCCCCACACATTGCAGCAGGACTCAag GACACAGCACCCAGCGGCTTCTCCTCGGGGGACGCTCTAATCCCCCTGGCTGATGAGTATGACCCCATGTTCCCCAACGACTACGAGAAGGTGGTGAAGAGACACCGtgaggagaggcagaggcagagagagcaggAACGACTGAAggagatagaggacagagagaa GAAGAGGAAGGACCGACACGAGGGCAGCAGCGCTCCGAGTGGATTCTCCCGCTTCCCCACGGCAGAGGGAGAgtctgatgaggaggaggaggactatgagaaggagaagaggaaaaggA GTATGGGTGGAGCAGCCATCGCCCCACCCTCCTCACTCGTGGATAGTAGAGACA GCTCATCATACTCCTATGAGGATGACATGCGACCCTCCCGTGGTTCTAAAGCAGCCATCCCTCCCCCCATGTACGAGGACTCCGACCGCCCCCGCTCGCCACCTGGCGGTCCCACCAACTCATTCCTGGCCAACATGGG AGGGACCGTGGCCCATAAGATCATGCAGAAGTATGGCTTCCGGGAGGGTCAGGGGCTGGGCAAACACGAGCAGGGTCTCAGCACGGCCCTGTCTGTAGAGAAGACCAGCAAGAGGGGTGGCAAGATCATCATAGGAGACGCCACTGAGAAGA CACCAGGATCCAGTAGCCAGACGGCAGCAGCTACTGGCTCAGCAGCTGAGCCTTTAGGCTGGGGCTCGGCTTCAATAG CGGACCCCTCCAAGAAGTCAGAGGCCAACCCCCTCACAGAGATCCTCAAATGCCCCACCAAAGTCGTgctgctacgg aacaTGGTGGGCAGAGGAGAGGTAGATGAAGATTTGGAAGGGGAGACCAAAGAAGAGTGTGAGAAATATGGCAAGGTCATCAAGTGTGTCATCTTTGAG ATTGCCCAGGTGACAGATGATGAAGCAGTGAGGATATTTCTGGAGTTTGAGAGAGTCGAGTCAGCCATCAAAG CTGTGGTGGATCTGAACGGGAGGTTCTTTGGTGGTCGGGTGGTAAAAGCCTGTTTCTATAACCAGGATAAGTTCAGAGTGTTGGACCTGGGAGAGCAGATGTGA